The DNA region CACTGTTTGATGTGAGATTGAAATCTCAGACTTGTCAATAAACGATGGAGTGGAGGTGGTCGCTGTGCTTGATGGGGACTGAGCCTGCCAGCAGATATCAGTCTGTCGCTGAATGGCCATCAACAAATGTTTCATCAGCATCATGTATGTGTTATCTCGGTGTCAGATAAGTCTGTAAGTGATTACCCTTCGTCCAAAGAGTAGTCACGGTGATATTTAAATGGCAGTGGAACAAGTTTGTGTCGCTCCACCTCACACTGCTTACACCAGTGCAGTAAaccagcttctccagtgttgtaacagtaatGTATGATGGTGTTCAGGCTGAATGTGAGCAATAGGAGGCTGTTTGCACTCCTGCGATAAACTGTTGGATGCTTTCATGCAATGTTtgccacacacaaaaataactgAAGGAGTAATGAGGgtgaaattaatgaaaattaATGCTCAGCTGGCTGGGTCCTGTGAGTTTTGAGAGTCCTGAGTCTGAAAAGAAGCAAAGGTGTTTTACTCACGAGTGAGTTTACACCTGAGAGTGAAATCGGGCGTGATCAACTGCTCACACTTCATGGGTTTGATTTACACTATTGTACTTTACCGAAGCACAAATGGTCTCCTTCCAAATATGATCAAAATGTTGTGACCTATTAAACTTTCTGCTGCAGTTTTAGACACaattttgcccatttttggCCAAAGAACTTAAAGATGGAGgaacagtatgtacagtactCCATCCACATATTTTGGTGGTATTGATTTTTAAtctgtaaatagtttatttatgcttatttttttaatttttgattaTGATTTTAACAATTGAAGCCACAGTATAAAGACAGGATGAGTGTGCCTGACGGTTGTCACTTTCAGTGTTAATTTATAAATGTGTCTGaacgtttttaaaaaaaaaaaaaaaaaaaaaaccccacaataAACTTAACAAAATCTTCATTCATGTACTTATCGTGTTCAttattttatgatactttatcCCACTTTATTGTGAGAAAATCTTGACAGTTGAAAAGCAATGGACTTTTCCTTTTAagtaactaaaataaaacaaaatggcaaccaACAAAGTGGTTGGTTGCTGTACCCTGGCTTACAGGTCATAGGAACTAAAGGAAAgccagactgaattgccatttcgtTATCACTACTTGAATCAGATGTGGGCAGTGAACTATGCTGGTTGAAGGATGCATTGTACAAAGACTACCAAAGCTAAGAAACAGACATTTTATAGTATAGACTTATACTAATAAAATGGCGACTAGGTAGTgtcctggtggcctaggggtttaAAGCATGTAATTGCCACATCCCCAGTTAGTCAGGCAGggacctttgctgcatgtcatacCCCACCTCTTTAATATAATAAAGGGCAAAAAAACCACCCcaaaataactacaaaaaagacaaaggcaCGTGGTCGCAGAATCATGTACTTGATGCTGTAGTACTGTGATCCTCATCAATAACACAggcaaattttatttatatcattcATGTCGAACACTTTACATAAAACACTAAATCGATAAAGGACAGAACAAGGAGCTTAAAATGTTAAGATATTAAAATAATCTATCTATATGTCTGAAAGACATAAACCAAACTTGGACATCCTGAAACACGACAGAAACTCTTAAAATCTCAAAGGGTCGTGTTTACTGGCTTAAACCATAACCGCAATcacaaaaaacactggaaacacaGTGCATTGACTCCAGAAGGACAGCAGTTACTTTAGCTTTCAATCTCATAATAGtgcaatgaaagaaaaagatatgAGGACACTTAATGTTTAGTCATCGGTGCTTTACAGCtccaaaattaaatatttgaataataaaGATTAAGATAACCCATACCAAGTGCCCATACTCAACCCAAGTGTCACAACTTAATGGAAATGCAAtatgaaatctttattttgttagattaaaggttccctgtggagttttagacctcTAATAGCGCTATGGGCTGTATTTCTATGAGTGggtcctgttttttttttttttttttttttttttttttttaatatatcttGACCCCACATCCATGCTtcaatgtgccagcaaaggcaggaaagaagaagaaggcaaGTCAGTAAACATAGATGTAAACaatacaggatttaaaaaataacatctttgcaaatgttttatgagaaaggAAAAACACTTGACATGTTTGTTaaacctcaaggatacacataATGCGTTTTGgtaagtaacactgaatgtaaacatcacttttgtttgtttccaagAAAACTCCAGAGGAATCTTTCATTTTTGAATTAGACTAACATTAACTCTTGGTACGTCTCTCCTACTGTAGTGCTTAAACAACGCCTAgttattactgtatgtaatgtatttgtAAGATTTACCAAATGGTTAAGTTTAAGGTAAGCTGATCTGACACCATAACTCCTTTACCACATTACACACACCATTATAGGATTATATCATTGTATAGCTGTGTATTTGTTTCTATGATTATCTGACTCAACTGTGATTAAAGTCTTTTTTAGCAACATTTATCGTTCCTGACCAAGGTATTTCTACGTAAAAGAAGCCTGCCAGCCTGTTGGGTCAAGATGAGCGACGGTAGGTGATGTGCAAGTGCTGCATCAGTGCCTGGTtgtctgttgccatggaaactgtCTGCTCCAGCCTCCCATCTGGTCGGAGCTGAAACACTCTAGAAATCTGAAAGATGGAAAAGAGCAGGCGAGGTCACTGGCACAAAAggagtgaagaaaaaaaaaaagtgtcattaATATTGACGATGAGTGCATGATGCATGATCAGAGAATCGGTTTTACCTTCTGTACATGTGGCTCCCTGGCGAAAGAGATTCTGGCCAGAGCCTGGCTCTGTAGGTTCAGCCGCTGCGCTGTCAGCTCTCCTTCCTCAATCTCGACCAGACCTGCACCAAAGAGACACACTGGACTCAAAACATGTGATaagttggtgtgtttgtgtagacaAGACAGTAAGTCAGCCATTAAAAACTCATTATAtacacaatttaattttatactaGTAATAAACTAATTAACCAGTCATTTTATCTAAGCAGTAAGGTCTTAAAACGTACATAGAAAAGTGTTTTATTCTCAAATGATTTATTACCTAAAATGCACAACTAAAGACAGCAAAAGTAAGACATAATCATAATTATTCATGATTTATGTTTCTGCATCATGTTTGTCTGGAATATATTTGCACTATGACCTTGAGTCACATCTAATAtaataaattcaaaatattgTGAAAAACTTTTTATATATTCACACTGAACAACTGATTCCCTCAGAAAATCCTTTACATGCTGAGCCTCTGCACATCTGGAATGATCCTGTCAACATCACAGCATATTCCAGAAATACAAGTGGGAGCctggttaataataataataataataataataataataataacaacaacggTTCCTCCAACAACACGAATGTAACTACCTGAGTTCTGTGCGATGATGAATGCCACTCTGTTGGCTCCCGGCTGCATTCGAATGAAGCCACATTCCCTATGCAGAGGCTTCTTGCTCTCTGCATGGAAGGCACTGAACCTGTCAAACACAGTAACAGTGAGGAATCAGCTGCTGTCAACATGGTTtctaaacaggaaacaggatcAGGTTTTACTCTAGTGCTGACACAAAAACTCGCCGGTTAATGTAACATTGCAGCTTATTAGGGTTCAGGTTGACTACAGCTAGTCACCCTAATGTAGCTAAATACTAGACAGTGTTTTTGTCACTAAGCCCAAGCATCATTCACtattattaattgtattaatattacattGCACGTTTCCAACCGGTGGACTGTTTGGTTTGGTGTTTTTCTACTTGCACTGTTTCTACTTTTTTGTGCAGAGTAGATTTACCAGAAAGTTGAATTGAAAACCTCTTTTCCACTTTATTTGACTCATAGTAAAGAAAGTACTTCTTCTCAAACTCACACCCATTTAAACCACAGGAGAGAAGCTCAGGTGCCTTGTCTGAAAAGCAAGGATCCACCCTCTTTAAGAATACATCTATTGTTGCTATGATTTATAAGTGTTTGCAACGCCCCCTGAAAATCTTgcttttgctgacctccagcaCTTTAAGTTCTCAGCTCGCTGCTGTGATGTACTGCTGTACTCAAGACCTGTGACATCaatgttgggtgtggttacaggtgcaacaaagttcacttctgaccacacccagtAATGCcgggtgtggtcagaggtgaaacaggcttTAAACCTGGTGTTAAGTCTGATTGCTACCAGAAAAACCTACATGAAGTTGATGACTGGTTGTCCCACATGGCTGAAGTGCAGTTTCTCTGTGTAGCGGAAAGGTTTTATGGTGGGAAAACAGCCCTCCCCAGGTTCATCTGACTCCCAGGTACCCAGAAGCCAGTCTAGAGGGAGGAGGACTGGGTTCAACTCCCCTGAtggtaaaaacacacagtttatgCTGCATTaccatgaaaacagaaaaaaaatattccatATGAGGTGGTGATGGGTGATGCCACACATTTTGATCCAATACCAAGGATTATatgaaatacattaatatttCTTTACATTAATAGAAGTTTGAATATACGATTGAAAAAGAGATAATTTCATACAGTTTGGAGTAAATACCggtaaaaacaaatacatcttAAATCATGTGACAGAAAAACTGTATGAGTCAGCTGGTATTACAGGCAAACAATATCTGTTTATGTGAGTAGTAAAAGGTTAGAAACTGGACACTTCTCAATTTAAAAAGGCCTTTCTCAGTCAACTAACaggcattttgacttgtcatagaagGAAATCATCAAATATTGGCTCACAATTAAGTAACTTAagtaagcaaaac from Siniperca chuatsi isolate FFG_IHB_CAS linkage group LG13, ASM2008510v1, whole genome shotgun sequence includes:
- the thap4 gene encoding THAP domain-containing protein 4, yielding MGCPVNHTGELNPVLLPLDWLLGTWESDEPGEGCFPTIKPFRYTEKLHFSHVGQPVINFMFSAFHAESKKPLHRECGFIRMQPGANRVAFIIAQNSGLVEIEEGELTAQRLNLQSQALARISFAREPHVQKISRVFQLRPDGRLEQTVSMATDNQALMQHLHITYRRSS